One stretch of Eupeodes corollae chromosome 2, idEupCoro1.1, whole genome shotgun sequence DNA includes these proteins:
- the LOC129945073 gene encoding uncharacterized protein LOC129945073, translating into MIPSQDVFKFSFNDEKISKINTQITKRTVLADLARLFDPLGLLGPVIVIDLHRRHMHASHRALIAISRQQYWILGVGHAARQVISRCIICFRAKPRSINQLMGNMPPERVNVSRPFYHCGVDFCGPTHYNVRAVHIEVVGDLSSQSFLFALKRFVGRRGLCHIIFCDNATNFVGARNDLAELKKVFNSIRIQSRIHTYCLEEGIIWKNIPPRSPHFGGLWEAAVKSAKTLLVRHLGEASLTYEQLLTVVIQIEAILNSRPLTPLSSDPNDFEALTPGHFLIGSPLTAIAEPDVTDCEMSSLNKFRQIQQIQQHFWKRWSQEYFHLMQQRVKWKTKSNNLKNDTLVLIKEENSPPMRWKLGRVVETFKGSDGKVRVANIKTKAGTYQRAIHNLCPLPIDEPDYKEKQTNCNIPEYTKKILKIQEF; encoded by the exons ATGATTCCTTCACAAGATGTTTTCAAATTCAGCTTTAATGACGAAAAGATAAGTAAAATTAACACACAAATAACAAAACGAACAGTTTTGGCCGATCTTGCAAGACTTTTCGATCCTCTTGGTTTGCTCGGACCAGTAATAGTGATTG atTTACATCGTAGACATATGCACGCTTCTCATAGAGCGTTAATAGCCATCTCCAGACAACAATATTGGATACTAGGTGTTGGACATGCAGCTCGACAAGTCATTAGTCGATGCATCATATGCTTTAGAGCAAAGCCAAGATCCATCAACCAATTGATGGGAAATATGCCTCCAGAAAGGGTGAATGTATCGAGACCTTTTTATCATTGCGGTGTTGATTTTTGCGGACCAACTCACTATAACGTCAGAG CTGTACATATAGAAGTAGTTGGAGATTTGTCTTCTCAATCATTTCTCTTTGCCCTAAAAAGATTTGTAGGAAGGCGGGGACTTTGTCACATAATATTTTGTGACAATGCTACAAATTTTGTTGGTGCTAGGAATGATTTAGCagagttaaaaaaagtttttaattcaataagaATACAATCAAGAATACATACTTATTGCTTGGAAGAAGGTATAATATGGAAAAATATACCACCTCGTTCTCCTCACTTTGGAGGCTTGTGGGAAGCAGCTGTAAAATCTGCAAAGACACTTCTCGTACGTCATTTAGGCGAAGCTTCATTGACATATGAGCAGTTGCTAACTGTGGTCATACAAATAGAAGCAATTTTGAACTCTCGGCCCCTGACCCCGTTGTCATCTGATCCAAACGATTTCGAAGCTCTTACACCAGGGCACTTCTTAATAGGAAGTCCTCTTACGGCCATAGCAGAACCAGATGTGACAGACTGCGAAATGAGCAGCCTAAACAAATTTCGACAAATACAGCAAATACAACAGCACTTTTGGAAAAGGTGGTCGCAGGAATATTTCCATCTTATGCAACAAAGAGTAAAGTGGAAAACTAAGtcaaataatcttaaaaatgacaCATTGGTGCTAATCAAAGAAGAAAATAGTCCTCCTATGCGCTGGAAGCTTGGTCGAGTGGTTGAGACATTCAAGGGAAGTGATGGTAAAGTACGCGTAGCTAACATAAAAACTAAAGCTGGAACGTACCAAAGAGCGATTCATAATCTTTGTCCACTTCCAATCGACGAACCagattataaagaaaaacaaacaaactgcaATATTccagaatatacaaaaaaaatcctcaAAATACAAGAGTTTTGA
- the LOC129945074 gene encoding uncharacterized protein LOC129945074, whose protein sequence is MLLGAELFFNLFLPGEYRISRDLPTLRNTKLSWVVAGSASASNSNSHCHIVTKPSLTSLDKLVRSFFETESHDIPISTESEEEHQCEEHFKKYTTLNSEGKFVVKLPFKENPIISLLDSLSSARKRFFSLENKLNKDEELKKSYISFMQEYEALGHMTPLKKGSIPRVHYVIPHHCIMKPESSSTKLRVVFDASAKTTSGRSLNDILMVGQQFNRIYFQ, encoded by the coding sequence ATGCTGTTGGGAGCtgaacttttctttaatttgtttttacctGGAGAATACAGGATTTCAAGAGATCTACCAACTTTACGTAATACAAAGTTAAGTTGGGTTGTTGCGGGAAGCGCTTCagcttcaaattcaaattctcaTTGCCATATTGTAACAAAGCCATCGTTGACGTCATTGGACAAACTTGTTCGATCATTCTTTGAAACAGAAAGCCATGACATTCCCATTAGTACTGAGAGTGAGGAAGAACACCAGTGCGaagaacatttcaaaaagtacaCAACATTAAATTCTGAAggtaaatttgttgttaaattaccATTTAAAGAGAATCCTATCATATCTTTACTGGACTCCCTGTCATCAGCACGAAAAAGATTCTTTTCattggaaaacaaattgaacaaggatgaagaacttaaaaaatcCTACATCAGCTTCATGCAAGAATATGAAGCTTTAGGTCACATGACACCATTAAAAAAGGGTAGCATTCCAAGGGTACACTACGTCATACCTCATCATTGCATCATGAAACCCGAAAGTTCATCAACAAAATTGAGGGTAGTTTTTGATGCATCAGCCAAAACAACTTCTGGCCGTTCACTTAATGATATACTTATGGTGGGGCAACAGTTCAACCGGATCTATTTTCAATAG